The Myripristis murdjan chromosome 17, fMyrMur1.1, whole genome shotgun sequence DNA segment CCATTCAAAAAAACAGTCTGTTTGATGTTCGGCAGCCGCACGGCTCACAAAAACACGACTGGGTGACTTTCACTGTCTGACTAGGAACACTTCAACTCAGCGGCTCTTGTTTCAGTGAAATTCAACTCACTTCAGCCGGTTTGAACCCTCTTTCAAACACGGGGAGGTGGGCGGCAGCGAGCACAGTCAACCGGCTTGCATGCAtgccagggttgccaggtctgtgagacaaaagcagccaaacagcaactcaaaaccagcccaaaacccgctcAACCTGgttggtataaaaagggcccaaaaatcagcccaacaccagaactcaaaatatgcccataaaaatccatatatgttgcttttaaagtccaacagcattgctataattgcaaaatgcactataatatctataaagtAACACCATagacattaaaggcaatttcccgaaacagttctttcacctatttaatttacagtatatcagaacttaaaatataatacgggataccttacttcagctgacaggcactggaCGCGGGTGGTGCTGATCATAGATATAGaaactatatctatatctatggtgctgatgatgtgattggacatgtgctgagtggcctcacacagcattggcatattatttgtctgtggagcaggtgacatatgtggatagtttatatgctgatctggcccagagtcagtttgacaggatttgggtataaacattggtcactcaaaatatgaatctttattcatgtctgctcaagcccaacccgcggacaaaatttgttacccgcggcaacacttaaaaagtagcccgatttggcggaaaaaaacgcggacttggcaaccctgatgCATGTCGACATGAAGactggatagatagatagatagatagatactttattcatcccgaaggaaattcacagttttcagcagtatccacagagtacaacaTTCAGTagatcaaaaataaagaataagtaaatcaaaaataaagaataaaagatgaccctcgaggtctaaagatctaagtacccaatgtgcaaaaaaaaaaaaaaaaaacaatgtgcaaaaaacaacaaaaaaaaaaacagtgtgcatcgatgtatacaatgtgcatagatgtgggcaatgtgcaggtttacagtataaacagatgataaatagcagcaagcaatatacaCACGGTACCAAACAGGCCTCCATCATGTGTGGGGAACACACCTTTCATTCGATAAACAAGGCAGCATCAGTCTGCAAGAGTTACTGAATGGAcctctgcagagacagacatgtGTCGGTGCCATGGGTCCCCACCTTTTTTGCAGCCCTGAATGAAGGGTGCAAGGCTGCAACTAACGAATATTTTCATAGTCGATTAATCTGTAGAGTGTCTTATCACTTATCAACTTAACTAGTAAAGTGTTAAAACGAGTTCCCAGAGCCATAAATGATGTCTTCAGGTTGCTTCCATAGTTTTATCAGCAGcccaaaaaaactttttttttttttttttttcagagaactGTGGAAAAGTAATTGATTCTTAAAGTTATAAATGATTcctttgattcattttctgatgatcgattaattaactaattattcAGCTCTAGAAGGGACTCCAATTTCATAAGGTTTGTatgacacacctgcccacagtGCAGGTGAGGTTCAGTGAAACCTGACATCGGGACCCGGAGCCCCTCTCTCCGGGACCCCTGGTGGTCCGCGGGCCCCCCAGGCTGAGCGGTGGTTGTAACGTGGTTGTGTTTTCTTCCAGAACGTGCCTTGCCCAGCACAGCGAGCGCCAGGCAGCCCAGAGCCAGCCTGAGAAAGAGCGGCCGAGTCCTGGCTGTGGAGGCGGAGGCCGACACCCTCAGCCCCGTGACCAAAGAGGTGAGACAcagctgtttatatttttttttgtttgtttgtttgtttgtttgtttttaaattccaCCTTATTATCTTTTTGGTTTACTCCATCCACATGGGAGCATTTCTGAAAGCCTCTCCACATGAGAATACAAAAACCCATCTGTGTCAAAGATCTGAGCGTGTGCAGAGAGGCAGCAGTTTGTTGCCGTCCCAGAGTTGAGCCACACGTTGTGAGAGAGCAAGTCCACTTCAGAACATCTCAACAACGTCCAGAACCGACGGGAAACGGAAGTGGAACGATGACAGCGAGGCAGAGCGGTTTACATGgacagaggagggcagagcTCCTCCGGAAAGTCACAGATAAATCCAAGTTGTTGGAAAAAACTGCAGGATTCAAGTGTTCACCGtccacaccacagaagaagacagCACGCCACTCTGAAAGTGTGTTTTCGGTCCACGCAAGAATCCATCTGTTCAAAAGCTTCTTCTCTCTGTGGACACGGGAAGAAGAAACTGGGTTTGCAAGGTGAAAAACATCTTTGGACGTAGCCCGAGCTTCCAGGTCAGAGTGTTAAGATAAAACTAGAAGTCATGAAATTAATACATTTGGGCGATATGAAGCAAAATATCTGCTGAACAGAAGTTTTCTTAAAGGATGATTCCGCGTATTTTCAGTTTCCAGAGAGCGTTTTCCAAAAGTTGAGCTGTGAGTGACCAAAGCAGTGTGAACACAAGGTCAGAATGtaaagaaaaagttaaaaaaaaaaattaataataaaataaactaactTCTAAGTGCTGACTGGGTAACGTCTTAATCTCATAAAGCGATTCAGAACCCGATGTCTGCGTCACAGTTTACTACAGCCACAGCTCGGTGACAGCAAAGCTCGACTGCACACAGCTGTAATTATTTCTGAGCCACAGATCGTCGGCTGGTTAGAGGGcgaacaacacaaaaatattttattatgaagAGCAGATGATGAGGTTTGGATGAACGTGTCGTGATGAACGAGCCGTCTCATTGGTGATTTCTGCTGAAAAATTAAACCCGGCTAATATGTTGAATTTTTGTGGCCATGACATGCATtctcacatttttgcattttgtttcctAATTCAAACGGATCACCTACATTTTTTCATTGCTCTTTCATCCTGATCTGCCTCTTGATGTGTACGacctctgactctgactcttcCCCTTGAATATTTGAAGATTCTGCCTCAGGCTCTTTAATTTGTCGTCATCTGCACGTTTCCTCCGAGCTTCGACCGCGTCAATCAGCTAAAATCTTTATCCTCCGCCGCCGTCACATCATCCAGCACGGCCCCGGCTCCTCCATCAGTGGGGGGGGGCAGTTTGCCGTTTCCCCTCACCGCATGCTGAAGACCACCACGAGTAAAACCCGTTTGGAGCGGCCGTTAGCGGCTGTGTGGTTCAtgattttcacagcagctgccGTGTGAAAGCTTCGGAGGGCCTGTTGGACGGAGGCGGCGCGTCGACTCAAACCGAGAGTCTCACATCAGCAGGAAGCTCGTCATGGTAAAGAGAGTTAAAGACAAAGCGGACGTCGGTCTTATGAATTTAATAAATGATTCCTCTGTTACGTTTTGAATACAAAAGATTCAGCCCTTAAGTTTTGTTTCATGTTAAATGATATTCATACGTCCTCTGCACTGTGGAGTTCATCTCACCCGGTTGTGTCTGTGGTCTGTGCTCTCTCCGCTCAGGTGAACCTGCCTTCGTCCGAGGAGGAACCCAGCGACCCGGACGTCGTTTTGATCAAGGAGGAAACGACGGGCGAGGCGAACAGCAACGGCGCCGCCGACGAGCTGCTGCTCAACGAGGACGGTGAGGGAGGAGATTTACCACGCGACTGTGGATTCACGCTTATTGGAAATTTTAAGTGGAACCTGAGCGCAGCTGAGTCAGATGCTTTATGGTGTTTGCTCATCAACAACTCACTTCTTTCAATTTCTTCTTTCTGATATCCACCATATCGTTGCCTTTTGAGATTTTAATATCACGTCtggggcggcacggtggtgcagtggttagcactgtcgcctcacagtgagaaggtcctgggttcgattcccacccaaggtcctttctgtgtggagtttgcatgttctccccgtgtctgcgtgggtttcctccgggcactccggttttctcccaccgtccaaagacatgcaggttaggtgaattcgAGAAGCTAAATACCCCTAGGTGTgattgtcagtgtttgtctgtctgccctgcgatggactggcgacctgtccagggtgtttccttgccttcgccctatgagcgctgggataggctccagcaacccccccgcgaccctagtgagcagtttagaagatgaatgaatgaatgaatatcacGTCTGCTCATATCTAGACGTTGATGTGACAACAATATGTCAGGGTTCAGAGGTGTGTCCCATGTGTGTCTGATCGCGTcatgcacattttaaaaactgaaacacacaaggAGCGAGGTTCAGGGACTCTGAAGGTTTTGAAGACGTCTGACCGACATCAACATGTAGAAGTCCACAGACGAGCCGCCAAGCAACCCCGAGCCTCCAGACCGGGTTATCTCAGGGCTCCGATCACGAGGTGTTAGACGGAGGAAAGACGGAGATGGCGTTCATAATGACCCGCGTGCTGCTGTGGTCCAGTTTCACACGGCCGAGTCTTAGATGCGTAAATCCGCCGAGTCCTGCGGCGGCGGTGGAGTCTTCCGCTGAGGTGTTGATGTGACTTGCGTTCGCTGCACCTCAGACACCAAACCAGCAGCCAGAACACACACTTTTGGGTTGTTATTTTTGGGCGTGTGTTCATTCGCGTCACCTCTGTTTGGGTCGCTGTGTGCCGCCGTGTCTTTAGTCTGTCCGTCTAAATGAGCGGCGCTCCGCTTCAAATGCGACAGGAAGCAAGTTTTGATGTCAAACACCCGAGACAAAGTGCAGCTGCCGTTTCTTTTTATAGTTCACGGGGgggcttttatcacaaaatagaCAagtttgacatattttgacagGAGTCTCTGTGAGGAAGGTCTTTTGTCTGTGTTCTGCCGAGTGAAGATCCTCTTTGAAATCCCTGCCGCCGTGTTTTTAATGTCTCTAAACTCTCTGCTCattgatttttgtttccacAAGGAACGGAGGTGCAGCGGCTGGAGGCAGACGACTGTGAAGAGGGGCCGTCTGGAATACTGATCAGCTCGGCGGCCGGCAGCCTGAGGCAGTGGGAGCAGGGCGCCGACAGACCGTCGGAGCTCGGCGAGCCTCAGGAGACGCAGACCAAGCCCGAGTCCCCCGGCCCGGCGGACGGCGCCGACGAGCCGACGGACATCGTGTTCGACTTGGCCGCGGAATCGGACTCCGAGGCGCCCGCCATGACTCTGTCGCGAAAGCCGTTCCTGCTGGGGTCGGCGGGGAGTCCCACCTCGCTGCCCGGGACCTTCGACCTGAAGCGCGGCGTGTCGATGATCAGCTCGCTGCCGTACGACATGGAGCTGGAGATGTGCTCGTCGTGGAACAACCAGGGTCTGCCCAGCATGGTGCAGGTGCCGCGCCGCTCGTACCTCAAACCGGACCACCGGGCCTCGCACCTGGACAAGGCGTCCGACATGGGCGCCGCCGGCTTCCCGCTCGCGCTGGGCCTGGGCGCGTCCAAGGCGGACACGCTGGAGCTGAACCGCTTCTGCAGGGACAGGCGCTTCATCTGCAGCTACTGCGGCAAGTGCTTCACGTCGTCGCGGAGCCTGGAGACGCACGTGCGCGTGCACACCGGCGAGCGGCCGTACAGCTGCGCCCAGTGCGGCAAGCGCTTCACGCAGTCGGGCCACCTGAAGACGCACCAGAGCGTGCACACCGGGGAGCGGCCGTTCGCCTGCGAGCACTGCGGCAAGAGGTTCGCCGGGAAGCAGAACCTGAGGATACATCAGCAGAAACACCACCCGGCCGACCAGGGGCTGGCTGCCGTGTAGCCGGAGGGGCGGGATGCCTCCCCTCCCGGCCACGCCCACAATGTATGCACTCGCGGTACTGCAAGGCGCTCCGGGCGAAAGCGTCCACCAAATGACACTGAGACGATAAGCTACAACAGACCCGACCCttcctgctgtcactgttactACACATCTAATTTAAATagatctttttttaatttcaaggcCTTTTTGCAGAACTTTTAGAAGAATGGGTGcttttaattagaaaaaaaaaaaacgtagctttgactttttatttcattaggCCTTACGTTTTTTTAACCATCTTAACTGCCTTGGTAGGTGTcctagtttgttttttcaaaacaaagagaaacgGGACTACGACCTGACGCCGAGCAATTCTTACCTCAAACCGACGCGGGCCGTTTGGTGGCTCCGGTCTTTAGCCTAGCGTGACGACGGCCTGGTGGGACAGAAACATGTAGCGAGCGGTGCACCGGGACCAGCGTGTGCACCGGCCAGCAGCATCTAACATTAAAAGTGTGCAATCTCAGACCAACGCTCTGTGGCAGTCATTGTCTCAAAGTGTGACCagatttaacacacacacacacacacacacacacacacacacacacacctgtaggtTTGTGCACGAGGAACGTGCACAGTGTTTTGCCGAAAGGCCAGATCACACAGCCACACTGTTCTCCGACACAGAAATCTGAAAACTCCCTTTTCATATTGAAAGTTCTTGGTCCTTGATTAtttaaccaaaacaaacaacaacaaaaaaaataataataataaaataaaactatttttcagagtatttttcttgtaaatgtgtgaCTTTGACATCTCAGAATTTCAGGTTTGTCCTCATaaatttctcataaatttaccactttaatctcagagaatattcaagttttttttcttgtgagttCTGAGATTTTTTCTCAGATTATCTCTATAATATAATTTGTcccccctacaatggccctgGTACTCTGTCATAATTTGTCTCTTGATTTAACAAATAACGACctgacaaatttatgaggaaaaaaatcaaaaagtctgagattataaagtcacaaatttatgagaaaaaacaaacaaaaaaaaaaaggttttcttcTACCATGGAATTTAATAATCCTGGCCGTTTCAGCCCAGAATCAGCTCTCATCGGCTCTAGCTGtgttattttcatattcatctcCATGTCATGAAcgacatcatgacatcatggAAGACCAGCGCTCGTTCCTGCAGTGTCGTCACGGCAACGAGGGATTGGACAGGTTTTGTCCACGCCGCCCGGCCCTCTGCTCGCTCCACGGCCTCTCACGAGCTCCTCCGAGGCCCCAAACAGTGGCTCCGTCTGCACTCAGTCAAACTTTATTCGCACAAAGAAACTGACACAgagcgctgcacacacacaataaaacaggaaggaagaaaaacagcaacacaagaaaacaggaAACGCTAAATCTGCAGTAGAGCTGCGGAAACACCGGAGGCAAGATTACAACTGATAAAGAAACAAGAAGCCAGATAAACACTGAAGAATAAAGAGCAGAAGACAAAAGCAGATAAAGAAAAGTTTAAAAGGGGATGAagtataaaaaagtaaataaaaaagtagaTAAAAGGTCGAGACAGAAGGAAAAGCAGAGTAATAAATTAGTAAGAGGAGAGGTATGAAAGAGAAGGATGAGGTACATGAACGTGCCTGTGAAGCAGCAGGTTGGGACGTCCTGGCTGAGTGTGGCCCTGCAGgcgctcacacacaacacactaaacacacctCAGGTTATCTGAGCGGTCCAGGGCGTGGCCACACACTCATGGTGTTTTCAGGTGAACGTCATgtggcgctgtgtgtgtgtgtgtgtgtgtgtgtgtgtgtgttggcagacTGTCAGCAGCTTCATAAAATTCAAATGTAAGGATCTGAAGATCAGTGCTTAAAGGAAAACTGCATCATCTGGGCCAGAATCCCCagcctgagaccagatgttggacaccatttccacctctggacgtccagcggctcacttcctatgggtagcatttcctgttagcttagcataaagaccttAAGTCAATGGgggtcgttagcctggctctgtcaaagtgataaataaaccttccagcagctctgaagcggTCTGAGTTACACTGGATCAGGTCGATCTGACGTTATGAAGTCACATTTACAAGagtttcttctcttcttcttctcctaaaaggctccacctgtgctgccccctgctggccgtgtctcaggcctgcagctgatcccctcagcagattctacaggaacaaggagatcctgctgatctgagcccagaatcagcagattgttttcttctgaatcggcccaagtcacagcaacgtctcttcagagtccagatgctgaggaggagattggggttctggactcaaaccagcaggatttccttcagactggatcccacaggaggagaacaaactttTCACAagtttttctcctaaatttaccacgttaatctcagagttttttgaggttttttttctcataaataaagttttttcttgtaaatttaccacttaaatCTCCGAAAATAcccacatgttttttttgttttttgttttttgttttagtctGATCTCAGAAATTCAGAGATTTTTCTCAGAACATACCTCCTCTCCCCCGGCTGtgtatttctctctccacacaGCGGCCCAGATTCTCCGTCAGTGTTTGACTTGTTTGAGGCGTTTCCTGCAGCCGTGTCGGCTCTgagctctgagctctgagctctgagctctgagctctgagctCCAGGCCTCAGAGCGTCTCGTCAGGCTTCGTCTTTATCATGACTCGGCTTGGACACGCTCACCTGACGCACAGGAAGTGGAAGGCTGGTGTCTGTACAACCAGCCTGCCAGCCGACACAGGGACAAACCAGAAACGTCCACCAGATGTTCACGCAGCTGTTTGCCTGCACACACCTGACGGCACACGAGGaacaaagaacagaacagagtgcAGGTgttgaaaaagggaaaaaaaaaaagaggaatagtTAAATTTCACTTAAACACAGAAATCTGATGTTGATCCAGCAGCACTGATGGGACCGTTCAGTACGTCACTTTGATCATTCTGaatattgttttgtcattttttaaaaatatatttttactttttaaaattaattctcTAGTTTCATTTCTTATTATTTAGATTCCActatttttttctagtttttttttatttatgtttcagtagtttttttgtttttgaattttttttactaattagatttctctgtttttctctgaaatttACTGAAAGAAATCTGATCTGACCTTTCAATATATCTTTTTGATCATTATAAATATCATATccctgtcatttaaaaaaattacatatgtatatatatatatatatgtgtgtgtgtgtgtgtgtgtgtgtgtgtgtatacatatatattttttaataaataataatataataatatagtaGTAATATATATGGcttaatttttctttgtttcttttttttaaattactgtatttcagttttttttcatgttaccataatttttgcttttttacgTATATTACagtaactttttttcccctgtatgtAATTGAAAGATCCAGTGAATTTGCTCCGTTTTCAACGGGATACTTTACTTCAGTCTGATTTTTACATGTAGCCTATCCATCATTTCATTAGACTTTATTcttatagcacttttcataccaACCAACGTAACACAAAGAGCTtcatacaataaaacaataaaaaaaaatcaggtaaaCAAACCAGCatcaaaagcagaaaacaaacagagagaaataaaaggaGAAGGCAGAAAAACTGTACAGTGGAGAGAAATCAGATAAAAAGTAAGAAGTTCAGGTAAAAGCTTAAGATGACACAAAATAATAACTCCccccatgtctctctctctctcacacacacacacacacacacacacacaaacaaacagcttgtACAATAAGGACAATAGATGCACacagagcctctctctctctctttctctctctctctcattcactcgtTCTACTGTTTTCGGAGCCGCCCTCATGCCGGCGGGCGGCAGGGGAGCTCAGAGGGGAGGAGCCTCTGAAACCCCCAGCACTTTTCAAAGTTTCATTCGCTCTAATTCACCAAAAAAGtgtcaggacaaaaacaaaaacacaccccTCACACCCAGTTCTGTCCCA contains these protein-coding regions:
- the LOC115375666 gene encoding zinc finger protein 500; the encoded protein is MFSRSSAMTNYKAFHSQLTSIMEALTKAAVAEICELVDDSYAVLQLELSRSHKENEALRRKLELIETIIARGHRGNIAMLDYTGQEAGGLLDFSVERALPSTASARQPRASLRKSGRVLAVEAEADTLSPVTKEVNLPSSEEEPSDPDVVLIKEETTGEANSNGAADELLLNEDGTEVQRLEADDCEEGPSGILISSAAGSLRQWEQGADRPSELGEPQETQTKPESPGPADGADEPTDIVFDLAAESDSEAPAMTLSRKPFLLGSAGSPTSLPGTFDLKRGVSMISSLPYDMELEMCSSWNNQGLPSMVQVPRRSYLKPDHRASHLDKASDMGAAGFPLALGLGASKADTLELNRFCRDRRFICSYCGKCFTSSRSLETHVRVHTGERPYSCAQCGKRFTQSGHLKTHQSVHTGERPFACEHCGKRFAGKQNLRIHQQKHHPADQGLAAV